From a single Brassica rapa cultivar Chiifu-401-42 chromosome A01, CAAS_Brap_v3.01, whole genome shotgun sequence genomic region:
- the LOC103851987 gene encoding gamma-glutamylcyclotransferase 2-2, translating into MVMWVFGYGSLVWNPGFHYDEKVLGFIKGYKRVFDLACIDHRGTPEHPARTCTLEKDEEAICWGAAFCVRGGPEEERLAMEYLERRECEYDLKTCVDFYKEDDPLKPSVTGVIVFTSTPDKVSNKYYLGPAPLEDMARQIATANGPCGNNRDYLFLLEKAMHDIGHEEDYVIELANEVRKVLAEYSTKKVTPVKEPRASRVANKSKSNVPTAHQILPHQPEAVATTI; encoded by the exons ATGGTGATGTGGGTCTTTGGCTATGGGTCTCTTGTGTGGAACCCAGGATTTCACTACGATGAGAAAGTGTTGGGTTTCATCAAGGGTTATAAACGTGTCTTTGATCTTG CTTGCATTGATCACAGAGGTACACCAGAACACCCTGCAAGAACTTGCACACTCGAGAAAGATGAAGAAGCCATATGC TGGGGTGCTGCATTCTGTGTCCGTGGAGGACCAGAAGAAGAACGTCTGGCTATGGAG TACTTGGAACGTAGAGAGTGTGAATATGATCTCAAGACATGTGTAGACTTTTACAAG GAGGATGATCCCCTGAAGCCATCTGTAACTGGAGTGATAGT ATTCACTTCTACTCCAGACAAGGTCTCCAACAAGTATTACCTTGGACCTGCGCCATTAGAAGACATGGCAAG ACAAATTGCAACAGCCAATGGACCATGTGGTAACAACAGAGATTACCTCTTCCTGCTAGAGAAGGCAATGCACGACATCG GGCATGAGGAGGATTATGTAATAGAGCTGGCCAACGAAGTGAGGAAAGTTCTCGCTGAGTACTCGACGAAGAAAGTGACACCGGTGAAGGAACCAAGAGCGAGCCGTGTAGCTAACAAGTCAAAGAGCAATGTACCTACGGCTCATCAGATACTTCctcaccaacctgaagctgttGCCACTACGATATAG
- the LOC103854932 gene encoding probable LRR receptor-like serine/threonine-protein kinase At4g31250, giving the protein MILHDNKPGVVYYLLLLLLAARFVVPISGDGDADALLKFKSSLVNATVLTGWGDSGDPPCTGKKGSNSKWKGVMCSAGVVYAIRLENMSLAGMLDVQALGSLRGLKSVSFMRNGFEGPIPRGLDGLGSLVHLYLAHNRFSGEIDGGLFDGMKDLVKVHLEGNRFSGEIPKSLGKLPKLTELNLEDNLFTGKIPPFNQKNLVTVNVANNRLEGRIPLALGLMNITFFLGNKGLCGPPLLPCRHPRPPLVAVFLLALTILAVIVLITVFCSVCILSRRQRKGPEHDHGHSPSLGLGTVYRPSEQQQQNSEKSSQDSKVYRKLASEAVQRESTATSSALSQRALPREEDQRKLHFVRNDQEKFTLQDMLRASAEVLGSGGFGSSYKAALTGSRAVVVKRFRFMNNIRREEFYDHMKKIGRLSHPNLLPLIAFYYRKDEKLLVTNYIPNGSLANLLHANRTPGQVVLDWPIRLKIARGVTRGLAYLYRTFPDLNLPHGHLKSSNVLLDHDFEPLLTDYALVPVVNKDQSHQFMVAYKSPEFTQQDRTSRKSDVWSLGILILEILTGKFPANYLRQGKGADDELAAWVESVARTEWNADVFDKEMRAGKEQEGQMLKLLKIGLRCCDWDVERRMELHEAVDRIEEVDHREAGGSQESFRSSYVTASDGENRFSRAMTGEFSLV; this is encoded by the exons ATGATTCTTCATGACAACAAACCTGGGGTGGTATACTATCTCTTATTATTACTCCTCGCTGCCAGATTCGTCGTTCCTATCTCCGGGGACGGTGACGCCGATGCGCTTTTGAAGTTCAAGTCATCTCTGGTGAACGCCACCGTCCTCACCGGATGGGGGGACTCCGGTGATCCTCCATGCACGGGGAAAAAAGGAAGCAACTCGAAATGGAAAGGAGTCATGTGTTCCGCCGGCGTCGTTTACGCTATCCGTCTAGAGAACATGAGCCTCGCGGGGATGCTTGACGTGCAAGCGCTAGGCTCCTTGCGCGGTCTCAAGAGCGTTAGCTTCATGCGCAACGGTTTCGAAGGTCCAATACCACGTGGACTCGACGGGCTTGGATCTCTTGTGCATCTTTACTTGGCGCATAACCGGTTTTCCGGCGAGATTGACGGTGGTTTGTTTGATGGAATGAAGGATTTGGTGAAGGTTCATCTTGAAGGAAACAGATTTTCCGGTGAGATTCCCAAGTCGTTGGGGAAGTTACCGAAGCTGACTGAACTGAATCTTGAGGATAATTTGTTCACCGGGAAGATACCGCCGTTTAATCAGAAGAATCTCGTTACCGTTAACGTCGCTAATAATCGTTTAGAGGGTCGTATTCCGTTAGCTCTCGGCCTCATGAACATCACCTTTTTCTTAG GTAACAAGGGACTGTGTGGACCGCCTTTGCTTCCCTGCAGACACCCTCGTCCACCGTTGGTTGCAGTGTTCCTACTTGCCCTCACCATCCTCGCCGTCATAGTCCTCATTACCGTTTTCTGTTCCGTTTGCATCCTCAGCCGTCGTCAACGCAAAGGTCCCGAACACGATCACGGCCACAGCCCCAGCCTCGGCCTCGGCACAGTCTACCGACCAAGCGAGCAACAGCAACAAAACAGCGAGAAGAGCTCGCAGGACTCCAAGGTCTACAGGAAGCTAGCCAGCGAAGCTGTGCAGCGAGAGTCAACGGCAACATCATCAGCATTATCCCAGAGAGCTCTGCCTCGAGAGGAAGATCAGCGGAAGCTGCATTTCGTTCGGAATGATCAGGAGAAGTTCACGCTCCAGGATATGCTCCGTGCGTCCGCGGAGGTTCTCGGCAGCGGGGGGTTCGGATCGTCGTACAAGGCGGCTCTGACGGGAAGCCGCGCGGTGGTTGTGAAACGGTTTAGGTTTATGAATAATATCAGGAGAGAGGAGTTTTACGATCATATGAAGAAGATCGGACGGTTATCGCACCCTAATCTACTTCCGTTGATAGCATTCTACTACAGAAAAGATGAGAAGCTTCTCGTCACCAATTACATTCCCAATGGCAGCCTCGCCAATCTCCTCCATG CAAACCGGACACCCGGTCAAGTGGTTTTGGATTGGCCAATCCGGTTAAAGATTGCAAGAGGAGTCACAAGAGGCTTAGCTTATCTCTACAGAACATTCCCTGATCTGAACCTCCCTCACGGCCATCTCAAATCATCCAACGTGTTGCTCGACCACGACTTCGAGCCGCTACTAACAGACTACGCCCTCGTGCCAGTGGTCAACAAGGATCAATCTCACCAGTTCATGGTGGCGTACAAGTCACCAGAGTTCACTCAGCAAGACCGAACATCAAGAAAGTCTGACGTCTGGAGCTTAGGAATCTTAATCCTCGAGATACTGACGGGGAAGTTTCCGGCGAACTATCTCCGCCAAGGGAAGGGAGCTGATGACGAGCTAGCTGCATGGGTCGAGTCAGTAGCGAGAACTGAGTGGAATGCTGACGTGTTTGACAAGGAGATGAGAGCAGGGAAAGAACAAGAAGGGCAGATGCTGAAGCTGCTCAAGATTGGGTTGAGGTGTTGTGACTGGGACGTAGAGAGGAGAATGGAGCTTCACGAGGCTGTTGATCGGATAGAAGAAGTTGATCACAGAGAGGCAGGTGGAAGTCAAGAGAGTTTTCGATCTTCGTACGTGACTGCTAGTGATGGTGAAAATCGTTTTTCAAGAGCCATGACTGGAGAGTTCTCCCTCGTGTAA
- the LOC103852020 gene encoding probable nucleoredoxin 3, translating to MAVTADYQVQFPENDDIYSILAAEGIEFLLSHSGEVPLEYIHGKTICLFFSANWCRPCKDFTPELVKLYESLQKRGEELEIIFVSFDHDMTLFYEHFWSMPWLAVPFSLSLRNKLTDKYRVARIPSLVPLYPDEISVADDVIGLIEDYGPEAFPFTKKRKEELKAIDESKRVGGQLEKLLTHETRSYVVSRNGSKVLVSDLVGKTIGLYFGAHWCPPFRSFTSQLIDVYNELTISTKGSFEVILVSTDRDAREFNINMTNMPWLAIPYEDRTRQDLCRIFNIKLIPALVIIGPEEKTVCTNAREMVSLYGSRSYPFTESRVAELEACLKKEGDSFPRKVKDKKHEHELKLDMAKGYVCDFCKKQGKFWAFSCDACDYDLHPTCVEEQEEQ from the exons ATGGCAGTAACAGCAGATTATCAAGTCCAGTTTCcggaaaatgatgatatttacTCTATACTAGCAGCTGAAGGGATTGAGTTCCTTTTGTCACATAGTGGAGAG GTACCATTGGAATATATTCACGGGAAAACGATCTGTCTCTTCTTCTCTGCAAACTGGTGCAGGCCATGCAAGGACTTCACTCCAGAGCTGGTAAAGCTCTACGAGAGTCTCCAGAAACGAGGAGAAGAACTCGAGATCATCTTCGTCTCATTTGATCATGATATGACTTTGTTCTATGAACACTTCTGGTCCATGCCATGGCTCGCAGTTCCCTTCAGTTTAAGCCTACGCAACAAATTAACTGACAAGTATAGGGTTGCCCGTATCCCATCACTCGTGCCTCTATATCCAGATGAAATCTCGGTCGCTGATGACGTCATTGGTCTGATTGAAGACTATGGTCCTGAAGCATTTCCTTTCACtaagaagagaaaagaagaacTCAAAGCCATCGATGAATCCAAGCGCGTTGGAGGACAGTTGGAGAAACTCCTTACACATGAAACTCGGAGTTATGTTGTTTCTAGAAATGGAAGTAAG GTACTAGTTTCTGACCTTGTGGGGAAGACCATAGGTTTATACTTTGGTGCACACTGGTGTCCGCCTTTTCGATCATTCACTTCTCAGCTCATAGATGTCTACAATGAGCTTACAATCTCAACAAAAGGCTCCTTTGAAGTCATCTTAGTCTCAACAGACAGAGACGCAAGAGAGTTCAACATCAACATGACTAACATGCCATGGCTTGCAATCCCTTACGAGGACAGAACAAGACAAGATCTCTGTAGAATCTTCAACATCAAACTCATACCTGCATTGGTCATCATAGGACCTGAGGAGAAAACAGTGTGCACAAACGCGAGAGAAATGGTGTCGCTGTATGGATCTAGGAGTTATCCATTCACGGAGTCCAGGGTTGCTGAGTTAGAAGCTTGTTTGAAGAAAGAAGGTGACTCGTTTCCGAGGAAAGTGAAAGATAAGAAACATGAGCATGAGCTAAAGCTGGATATGGCAAAAGGTTATGTGTGTGATTTTTGTAAGAAGCAAGGTAAGTTTTGGGCGTTTTCTTGTGATGCTTGTGATTATGATCTTCATCCTACTTGTGtggaagaacaagaagaacagTGA
- the LOC103851976 gene encoding proteasome subunit beta type-6, translated as MDLNLDAPHSMGTTIIGVTYNGGVVLGADSRTSTGMYVANRASDKITQLTDNVYVCRSGSAADSQVVSDYVRYFLHQHTIQLGQPATVKVSANLIRMLAYNNKNMLQTGLIVGGWDKYEGGKIYGIPLGGTVVEQPFAIGGSGSSYLYGFFDQAWKENMTKEEAEQLVVKAVSLAIARDGASGGVVRTVIINSEGVTRNFYPGDKLQLWHEELEPQNSLLDILNAASPEPMAM; from the exons ATGGATCTCAATCTCGATGCGCCACACTCTATGGGGACGACCATTATCGGCGTCACTTACAATGGAGGCGTCGTTCTCGGAGCCGACTCACGTACCAGCACCG GGATGTACGTGGCTAACCGGGCTTCAGACAAGATCACGCAACTAACAGACAATGTCTACGTCTGCCGTTCTGGTTCG GCTGCTGATTCTCAGGTTGTATCGGACTATGTCCGCTACTTCCTTCACCAGCATAC AATCCAGCTCGGACAGCCTGCCACTGTAAAGGTTTCGGCCAACCTTATCAGGATGCTCGCATATAATAACAAG AACATGCTGCAAACTGGCCTCATAGTTGGTGGCTGGGATAAGTATGAAGGCGGAAAGATCTACGGGATTCCTCTCGGTGGAACTGTAGTTGAGCAACCGTTTGCTATTGGAG GCTCTGGCTCTAGTTACCTTTACGGGTTCTTTGATCAGGCGTGGAAAGAAAACATGACCAAAGAAGAAGCCGAG CAACTTGTTGTGAAGGCGGTTTCACTTGCCATAGCCCGTGATGGAGCCAGTGGAGGTGTTGTACGGACTGTCATA ATAAACTCAGAGGGAGTGACAAGAAACTTCTACCCTGGGGATAAGCTGCAGCTTTGGCACGAGGAGTTGGAGCCCCAAAACTCCTTGTTAGACATCCTGAACGCTGCTAGTCCTGAACCAATGGCCATGTGA